The Desulfovibrio sp. UIB00 genome has a window encoding:
- a CDS encoding LysR substrate-binding domain-containing protein yields MELKHLRYFLVTATEKNISRSAKLLHTSQPSVSRIIQEAENEIGTPLFIRTANGVEVTLAGERLFKHASHVVSIMDKGLIDIRRSVEPLQKIKLGFIASTLLFDLLELLRSRQYDVSMLECHENNFHNQVQSVLNNTIDIGIIGTEDDTQIDGLCIEKFKTLKLFAVMASTHRLSGRKSVCLNDLQNEKFIALSDPFFKNFTRTDYNITTQAGFTPEIAYEASGLISALATVSTGACIGLLPRGILPSTTPGFIYVPLQGEELYIHASCIYRKGDSRKAITDLISIVKRNYTSTPL; encoded by the coding sequence ATGGAATTGAAACACCTTCGATACTTTCTTGTCACTGCTACAGAAAAAAATATTTCAAGATCTGCAAAACTACTTCACACTTCTCAGCCTTCAGTAAGCAGAATCATTCAAGAGGCAGAAAATGAGATTGGCACACCACTGTTCATTCGCACTGCTAATGGCGTAGAGGTAACACTTGCAGGAGAAAGACTATTCAAGCATGCTAGTCATGTAGTTTCAATTATGGACAAGGGACTAATAGATATCCGTCGAAGCGTTGAGCCTCTTCAAAAAATAAAACTAGGGTTTATTGCCAGCACCCTTTTATTTGATTTACTTGAATTATTGCGAAGCAGGCAGTACGATGTAAGCATGCTCGAATGTCATGAAAACAATTTTCACAACCAAGTACAGTCCGTACTTAACAATACAATTGATATTGGTATAATTGGAACAGAAGATGACACCCAGATTGATGGTCTTTGCATTGAAAAATTTAAAACTCTCAAACTATTTGCGGTGATGGCCTCAACCCACCGCCTCTCTGGACGAAAATCCGTATGTTTGAACGACCTGCAGAATGAAAAATTTATTGCCCTGTCTGATCCTTTTTTCAAAAATTTCACAAGAACAGACTACAACATTACCACTCAGGCAGGCTTCACTCCCGAAATAGCCTACGAGGCTTCTGGCTTAATTTCTGCTTTGGCTACGGTTTCTACCGGAGCCTGCATTGGGCTGCTCCCTCGGGGCATCTTGCCCTCAACCACCCCCGGCTTTATTTATGTCCCCTTACAAGGCGAGGAACTCTACATACACGCATCCTGCATTTACCGTAAAGGTGACAGCAGAAAGGCAATTACTGATCTTATCAGCATCGTCAAAAGAAATTATACAAGCACTCCACTATAA
- a CDS encoding methyl-accepting chemotaxis protein, with protein MIRHLTLQQKLLSGFLVTSLITLAVGMLAISKIVILESADSRLYEKATAPMKDLISIVENYYKMRIIVRELANNEHLKDIPQQIEEINRIRSYLHERIAFVENSLISAEGVAIINEFKQASATYEQTANKMISKVLDNKYLEARALLINEVVPAAGNYQKIMDNLVTTKIHYAKILADSNKELAATTSMYIYGILAACLFFSIGLGVLLTRSIMNQLGEDPGYLAQVAGSIANGDLNVTFRAQRKAGGVYKVLQQMVQAMKDKIREAEEKSQDAYHLAKAAQEATGLAEEATRKAERAKAEGMLQAARQLEGVVQVVSSASEELSSRIGQSSRGADEQSGRVRETAAAMEEMNATILEVARNAQEAANISHQARQKAQDCSQIVNNAVRSIETVETQSLAIKEDMNALGRQAEGIGQVMGIIADIADQTNLLALNAAIEAARAGDAGRGFAVVADEVRKLAEKTMTATQEVGQTILGIQEGTRKNIHNVEQAGVSIEEAAKLSAKSGESLKQILEFVHMVNDQVQSIATASEQQSAASEEINHSVEQVATISAETAQAMEQASTAVADLAQQSQALQRLIVEMKNG; from the coding sequence ATGATTAGGCATCTTACCCTTCAACAGAAGCTTCTTTCAGGATTTCTTGTTACTTCACTTATTACCCTTGCAGTTGGAATGTTGGCAATTTCAAAAATAGTAATCTTGGAATCTGCCGATTCAAGGCTTTATGAAAAAGCTACTGCCCCAATGAAAGACCTTATTTCCATTGTGGAGAATTATTATAAGATGCGTATTATTGTGCGTGAACTTGCCAATAATGAACATCTTAAAGATATTCCGCAACAGATAGAGGAGATAAATAGAATTCGTTCGTATCTCCATGAAAGGATAGCTTTTGTTGAGAACTCGCTCATCTCTGCCGAAGGTGTAGCAATTATCAACGAATTCAAGCAGGCTTCTGCCACCTATGAACAGACTGCGAATAAAATGATCAGCAAGGTTCTGGACAATAAGTATCTAGAGGCTAGAGCATTACTTATCAACGAGGTCGTTCCTGCTGCTGGCAACTACCAGAAGATCATGGACAATCTTGTGACTACAAAAATCCACTATGCAAAAATACTGGCCGACAGCAACAAGGAGCTGGCAGCAACAACCAGCATGTATATTTATGGCATACTGGCTGCCTGCCTGTTTTTTTCCATTGGCCTTGGTGTGCTATTGACCCGTAGCATCATGAATCAGCTCGGCGAAGATCCTGGCTATCTCGCGCAAGTAGCGGGATCCATCGCTAATGGCGACCTTAACGTTACCTTTCGGGCACAAAGGAAAGCTGGCGGGGTTTACAAGGTCTTGCAGCAAATGGTGCAAGCAATGAAGGACAAGATCCGCGAGGCAGAAGAAAAAAGTCAGGACGCTTACCATCTGGCGAAGGCTGCGCAAGAAGCTACAGGGCTGGCAGAAGAAGCTACGCGAAAAGCTGAACGCGCCAAGGCAGAAGGTATGCTTCAGGCTGCGCGGCAACTTGAGGGTGTTGTTCAGGTGGTATCCTCCGCATCCGAAGAACTCTCCTCTCGGATTGGGCAGTCCAGCCGGGGGGCAGATGAGCAGTCAGGTCGAGTACGAGAAACAGCTGCAGCTATGGAAGAGATGAATGCCACTATCCTTGAAGTCGCGCGCAATGCGCAGGAGGCAGCCAATATTTCTCACCAAGCACGCCAAAAAGCTCAAGATTGCTCTCAAATAGTAAATAATGCGGTGCGCAGTATCGAAACAGTTGAAACGCAATCACTTGCAATTAAAGAGGATATGAACGCTCTAGGTCGGCAGGCTGAGGGAATTGGGCAAGTTATGGGAATAATAGCCGATATCGCTGATCAGACCAATTTGCTGGCTCTCAATGCTGCCATTGAAGCCGCTCGGGCTGGTGATGCCGGACGCGGTTTTGCTGTGGTTGCCGATGAAGTACGCAAGCTTGCTGAAAAGACCATGACCGCTACCCAGGAAGTGGGACAAACAATATTGGGTATTCAGGAGGGGACGCGCAAGAATATCCACAACGTAGAGCAGGCTGGCGTGTCCATTGAAGAAGCCGCAAAGCTATCGGCCAAGTCCGGCGAATCGCTCAAGCAGATTCTGGAATTTGTTCACATGGTAAATGACCAGGTGCAATCTATTGCAACCGCCAGTGAACAACAATCCGCTGCTAGTGAGGAAATTAACCATTCTGTGGAGCAGGTAGCTACTATTTCTGCTGAAACAGCTCAGGCAATGGAGCAGGCATCTACAGCGGTAGCTGACCTTGCGCAGCAGTCCCAGGCACTACAGCGGCTCATAGTTGAAATGAAGAACGGATAA
- a CDS encoding 2,3-butanediol dehydrogenase: protein MAETMQAAVWHGKKDIRVETVPVPPAPAPGWVQVKVDWCGICGSDLHEYLAGPIFIPTEAPHPLTGKQGSVILGHEFSGKVVAVGSGVANVKVGDMVAPDACQHCGECQPCREGRYNVCEKLAFTGLHNDGAFAPYVNVPAELCFIMPEGVSSEAGAVMEPLATGFKAVRMAGSILGLNVVVLGAGTIGLGTIMAAKAAGAGKIIVLEMSRARIAKAMECGADIVVNPKECDPVAKVKELTGGSGADVSFECIGNKHTGPLAIDVLRNTGTAIIVGIFEEPSSFNFFSLSGTDKKVMGTLAYTIEDFKGLAALMAKGVIKAENLITGKIELKDIMEKGFLELINNKDENIKILVRP, encoded by the coding sequence ATGGCGGAAACCATGCAGGCGGCAGTTTGGCACGGCAAAAAAGACATCCGCGTTGAAACTGTACCCGTTCCCCCCGCTCCGGCTCCCGGTTGGGTTCAGGTCAAGGTCGATTGGTGCGGCATCTGCGGCTCGGATCTGCACGAGTACCTGGCTGGCCCCATATTTATTCCCACCGAGGCCCCGCATCCGCTTACGGGCAAGCAGGGGAGCGTCATTCTCGGGCACGAGTTCAGCGGCAAGGTTGTGGCGGTAGGCAGCGGCGTTGCCAATGTGAAGGTAGGCGACATGGTTGCACCAGATGCCTGCCAGCACTGCGGCGAGTGTCAACCTTGCCGCGAAGGGCGTTACAATGTTTGTGAAAAGCTTGCCTTTACGGGTTTGCACAATGACGGCGCATTCGCTCCCTATGTGAATGTGCCTGCGGAATTGTGTTTTATCATGCCAGAGGGTGTTTCGTCCGAGGCCGGAGCAGTCATGGAACCCTTGGCCACCGGCTTTAAGGCCGTGCGGATGGCTGGTAGCATTTTGGGACTCAATGTGGTGGTGCTTGGCGCGGGAACCATAGGCCTAGGCACCATTATGGCTGCCAAAGCCGCTGGCGCGGGCAAGATTATTGTGCTTGAAATGTCCCGTGCGCGCATTGCCAAAGCAATGGAGTGCGGGGCGGACATTGTGGTGAACCCCAAGGAATGCGACCCTGTTGCAAAGGTGAAAGAACTGACAGGCGGCTCCGGGGCCGATGTTTCCTTTGAGTGCATCGGCAACAAGCACACAGGGCCGCTGGCCATAGATGTGCTGCGCAACACCGGAACGGCCATTATTGTGGGTATTTTTGAAGAACCCAGCTCTTTCAACTTTTTCAGCCTCAGCGGCACGGACAAAAAGGTCATGGGTACGCTGGCCTACACCATTGAGGATTTCAAGGGCCTTGCTGCGCTCATGGCCAAGGGCGTCATCAAGGCGGAAAACCTGATTACCGGTAAGATCGAGCTGAAGGACATCATGGAAAAGGGCTTTCTTGAGCTGATCAACAACAAGGACGAAAACATCAAGATACTTGTGCGTCCCTGA
- a CDS encoding dihydrolipoamide acetyltransferase family protein, translated as MAYEVQMPKWGLTMKTGKIARWLVAEGGAVAVGQPLLEVETDKITNVVESPAGGVLLQIVSPQGEVVPVMQVIGIIGESGEAVAAPVSQSADAPASHAASAASGAKSQISAAQASTAQGEVRAMPAARKAAKELGVDLATVTGTGRDGVITEKDVRAAHEAAANAPAPTSAALAQPCSAPDADADEVIPMDGLRKLIADNMQASLQNAAQLTVFVEADVTEMVALRDTMLGRNKKDPEYRLSFNDIIAFAVCRALRQHPVMNTTLQADGVHMHKHVNLGIAVSLDTGLIVPNVKNADTYSLEELKAKVRDAASRARKGGLSMDEISGGTFTISNVSMLGVDGFTPILNPPETGILGVGRVVEKPGVFEGQVCVRKMMTLSLTFNHMVTDGGPAMSFLRTLADMLEQPVRMLG; from the coding sequence ATGGCCTACGAAGTGCAGATGCCCAAATGGGGCCTCACCATGAAAACAGGCAAGATTGCGCGCTGGCTTGTGGCCGAAGGCGGTGCGGTGGCAGTGGGGCAACCCCTGCTGGAAGTGGAAACAGACAAAATCACCAACGTGGTTGAGTCTCCGGCTGGCGGCGTTCTTTTGCAGATTGTCAGCCCGCAGGGCGAGGTTGTTCCGGTCATGCAGGTTATCGGCATTATCGGCGAATCGGGCGAGGCTGTGGCCGCCCCGGTCTCGCAAAGTGCTGATGCGCCCGCCAGCCACGCCGCCTCTGCGGCTTCCGGGGCCAAAAGCCAGATATCGGCAGCTCAGGCCAGTACGGCGCAAGGAGAAGTCCGCGCCATGCCCGCAGCCCGCAAGGCCGCCAAGGAGCTTGGCGTTGATCTGGCAACGGTTACAGGCACAGGCCGAGATGGCGTTATTACAGAAAAGGATGTTCGCGCCGCTCACGAAGCAGCCGCAAATGCTCCCGCTCCGACCAGCGCCGCCCTGGCGCAACCCTGCTCCGCCCCTGATGCTGATGCGGACGAAGTCATCCCCATGGACGGCCTGCGCAAGCTCATAGCCGACAACATGCAGGCCAGCCTGCAAAACGCGGCGCAACTGACCGTTTTTGTGGAAGCCGACGTTACTGAAATGGTTGCCCTGCGTGACACCATGCTGGGCCGCAACAAAAAAGATCCGGAATACCGCCTCTCGTTCAACGACATCATCGCCTTTGCCGTGTGCCGCGCACTCAGACAGCACCCCGTCATGAACACCACCCTGCAGGCAGACGGCGTCCACATGCACAAACATGTGAACCTTGGCATCGCCGTTTCGCTCGATACGGGCCTCATTGTTCCCAACGTCAAGAATGCGGACACCTACAGCCTTGAAGAACTCAAGGCCAAGGTGCGCGACGCAGCCAGCCGCGCCCGCAAGGGCGGCCTCTCCATGGACGAGATTTCCGGCGGCACCTTTACCATTTCCAACGTGAGCATGCTTGGCGTGGACGGCTTCACCCCCATTCTCAACCCGCCGGAGACAGGCATCCTCGGTGTTGGCCGCGTGGTGGAAAAACCGGGAGTTTTTGAGGGCCAGGTGTGCGTACGCAAGATGATGACCCTTTCCCTCACCTTCAACCACATGGTCACCGATGGCGGCCCGGCCATGAGTTTCCTGCGCACCCTTGCGGACATGCTTGAACAGCCCGTGCGCATGCTGGGCTAG
- a CDS encoding sigma-54-dependent Fis family transcriptional regulator — protein sequence MYVLQRNGDVFEMRQEPLMAEGVNRSGFLFNSYSGAPRANRRETWESFIRTGKIVDDSLPRPIAASWMRCRDLGVDPLLPKCAEFTPMSQINAQAEVYAELAAGVERQVYEQIKEKGLLMTVSEANGRLLRTCGNKDVLLQADQLYFGPGAVWSEKSVGTNAISLALSDGMPAQVMGEEHFCSSHQAWGCSAAPIFTPFGQLWGCFDISGPTSADHRQALWLAVGAAREIERLLLNASLSSMENKSRTLLSTLFSSMPIGVLMVDEGGIITYANAQAERLLGFSGDVRGGRAEAFFDYTLYALQQTEKSSQPEGVPLRCLTNPAITACAMPFMTGQSEARYTLVTLQAGVEARPAPIAPVPHIPRREGTRPFGEIVYRSEKMSRTVEQARHMAKSPAAVLLLGETGTGKELFAQAIHKASRCSEGPFVAVNCGALPRELIQSELFGYERGAFTGAVEKGRPGKFELADKGTLFLDEISEMPLEMQVNLLRPLEDRCVTRVGGKQTRMVDFRLVTATNRNLDELMASGAFREDLFYRIHVLALEIPPLRERREDIAVIAEYHCKRLCRTYGHPFGGFSAEALRVMEDYDWPGNVRQLVHSVEFAVNMAQGGCILPAHLPAHLQSCAGGTNAASGQPDGQAVAALPGMTDFNLDNQEAKVIRCALKHYNGNMLQAAKALGIGRNTLYAKLRKIVPDG from the coding sequence ATGTATGTTCTGCAAAGAAATGGCGATGTCTTTGAAATGCGGCAGGAACCCCTGATGGCGGAAGGCGTCAACCGCTCGGGGTTTTTGTTCAACAGCTATAGCGGCGCACCAAGAGCGAATCGGCGGGAAACCTGGGAATCCTTTATAAGAACCGGTAAGATTGTTGACGACAGCCTGCCCAGGCCCATAGCGGCCTCGTGGATGCGTTGCCGCGATCTTGGGGTGGACCCGCTGCTGCCCAAGTGCGCGGAATTTACGCCCATGAGCCAGATCAACGCGCAGGCCGAAGTATACGCGGAACTGGCGGCTGGCGTGGAACGTCAGGTGTATGAGCAGATCAAGGAAAAAGGCCTGCTCATGACTGTATCCGAGGCCAATGGCCGGTTGCTGCGCACCTGCGGCAACAAAGATGTATTGCTTCAGGCAGACCAGCTTTACTTTGGGCCCGGTGCTGTATGGTCAGAAAAAAGCGTGGGCACCAACGCCATAAGCCTGGCCCTTTCTGACGGCATGCCCGCGCAGGTTATGGGCGAGGAACATTTTTGCAGCAGTCATCAGGCCTGGGGGTGTTCTGCCGCGCCCATTTTCACGCCCTTTGGGCAACTGTGGGGTTGTTTTGATATTTCTGGGCCAACCAGCGCCGACCACCGTCAGGCATTGTGGCTGGCTGTTGGTGCGGCCCGCGAGATTGAACGTCTGTTGCTCAATGCCTCTCTCAGCAGCATGGAGAACAAATCCCGCACACTGCTCAGCACGCTCTTCAGTTCCATGCCCATTGGCGTGTTGATGGTGGATGAGGGTGGGATCATCACCTATGCCAATGCCCAGGCAGAGCGTCTGTTGGGCTTTAGCGGCGATGTGCGCGGCGGACGCGCCGAGGCGTTTTTTGACTACACTCTGTATGCGCTCCAGCAGACGGAAAAGAGCAGTCAGCCCGAGGGAGTTCCCCTGCGCTGCCTGACCAACCCGGCCATTACGGCCTGCGCCATGCCCTTCATGACAGGCCAGTCAGAAGCGCGCTACACCCTTGTGACCCTTCAGGCCGGAGTGGAAGCCCGTCCCGCGCCTATTGCCCCCGTGCCGCATATACCGCGCCGAGAAGGCACACGTCCGTTTGGCGAGATTGTTTACCGCAGCGAAAAAATGTCCCGCACGGTGGAGCAGGCGCGACATATGGCCAAAAGCCCTGCGGCGGTTTTGTTGCTGGGCGAAACGGGCACGGGCAAGGAACTGTTTGCCCAGGCCATCCACAAGGCCAGCCGATGTTCCGAAGGGCCTTTTGTGGCGGTAAACTGCGGGGCTTTACCGCGTGAGCTTATCCAGAGCGAACTTTTTGGCTACGAACGGGGGGCCTTTACCGGAGCAGTGGAAAAGGGCCGCCCCGGCAAGTTTGAACTGGCCGACAAGGGAACTCTGTTTCTGGATGAAATTTCTGAAATGCCCCTGGAAATGCAGGTCAACCTGCTGCGGCCCCTGGAAGACCGCTGTGTAACAAGGGTTGGCGGCAAGCAAACCAGAATGGTCGATTTCAGGCTGGTCACGGCCACCAACCGCAATCTTGACGAGCTGATGGCTTCGGGTGCGTTTCGTGAAGATCTCTTTTATCGTATCCACGTGCTCGCGCTGGAGATTCCCCCTTTGCGCGAGCGCAGGGAAGATATAGCCGTTATTGCGGAATACCATTGCAAACGCCTGTGCCGCACCTATGGGCACCCCTTTGGCGGATTTTCTGCCGAGGCTTTGCGCGTGATGGAAGATTACGATTGGCCCGGAAATGTGCGTCAGCTTGTGCACAGCGTGGAATTTGCCGTCAACATGGCGCAGGGCGGCTGTATTTTGCCCGCACACCTGCCTGCGCATTTGCAGTCCTGTGCTGGTGGAACCAATGCAGCCAGCGGGCAACCAGATGGGCAAGCCGTGGCGGCCCTGCCCGGAATGACAGATTTTAACCTGGACAATCAGGAGGCCAAGGTTATCCGCTGCGCTTTGAAGCATTATAATGGCAACATGCTTCAGGCCGCCAAGGCGCTGGGCATTGGCCGCAACACCCTGTACGCCAAGTTGCGCAAGATTGTTCCCGATGGTTAA